TCTGGCTGCGCGCCGTCTTGGCGTTGAGGATGCGGCCGGCGGCCATGGTGGAGACGATGCGGCTGACGCGGGCGGTGCCCAGCGCCTCGTCCACGCGCACCTCGATGAAGTGGGCACCGAAGGCGTGGCTGCTGTACTTCTTCTCCTCCTCCTTGGGAGCCGCCTCGCCCTTGCCCTCCACGTGGGGCAACTGCTGGCGCGTGAGGAGCTGCGCGTACGTCTCGCCCTTGGACTTGTCCTTGCGCGAGAAGAGCCGACCGTCCTCGGTGAGGACGTCCTTCTCCGCCAGGCCGTGCAGGGGCGAGGCCTTGTCCGCCACGGCGAGCTTCACCAGCTGCTCACGCACCGAGGCGGCCGCGCCCTGGACGGCGGGCGAGGCGGTGGCGGTGCTCATGGAGCCGCCCGCGAGGGGGCCGAGCGGCAGGATGCTGTCGCCCATCTCCATGCGGACCTTCTGGTGGGACATGCCGAGCGCGTCGGCGGCCACCTGGGTGAGCACGGTGTAGGCGCCGGTGCCCAGGTCCGAGCCGCCGCACTGCACCACCGCGGTGCCGTCCGGGAGCACGCGCGCCAGGGCGGCGGCCTGGCCGCGCATGGCGGGGAAGGTGGCGGTGGCCATGCCCCAGCCGATGAGCTTGTCGCCCTCGCGCAGGGAGCGCGGCGCGAGCGGCCGCTTCTTCCAGCCGAAGCGCTCGGCACCCACGCGGTAGCACTCCAGCAGGGACTTGCTGGACCAGGGGCGGCCGTGCTCCGGGTCCTTGTCCGCGTGGTTGATGCGGCGCAGCTCCAGCGGATCCATCTTGAGCTGGTGCGCCAACTCGTCCAGGGCGCTCTCCAGCGCGAAGGTACCGGGGGCCTCGCCCGGGGCGCGCATGAAGGTGGGTGTGGACGTGCTCAGCCGCACCACCTGCTGGGAGGTGGTCACGTTGGGGCACGCGTAGAGCATGCCGCTCACGGCGGTGAACGTCTCGGCGAAGGAGTCCTGCTCGGACAGCTCCGAGAAGCCCGTGTGCCGCAGGGCGGTGAGCTGGCCCTTGGGGCTGGCCGCCAGCTCCACCTTCTGCACCGTCGTGGGCCGGTAGCCCACCAGGGAGCCCACCTGCTGACGCGTGAGCACGACCTTCACCGGACGGCCCACTTCCTTCGCCGCGAGGATGCTCAGCACGACGTGGGACCAGGGCAGTGCCTTGCACCCGAAGCCTCCGCCCACGAAGGGCGAGCGCACGCGGATGTTCTCCTGCGGCATGGCCAGCAGCATGGAGAGGAACTGCCGCATGAAGTGCACGCCCTGGTTGGCGTCGTACAGGGTGAGGTGCTGGGCGTCGTCCCACACCGCGACGGTGGCGTGGGGCTCCATCGGGTGGTGCGTCTCGGCGGGGGTGACGTAGGTGGCTTCCACGTGCACCGGGCCGGCCTTGAGCCCGGCCTCCACGTCGCCGCGCGTGTGCCCGGGCGGGGGGCCGCCGAAGATGCCCGGGGCGGGCTGCGCGTTGGCCCGCGCCTTCTCCAGGTCGAGGATGGCGGGCTTCTCCACGTAGGTGGTCTGCACGAGCGAGGCGGCGTACGTGGCGCGCTCGAACGTGTCGGCCACGACCAGCGCGATGGGCTGGCCGTTGTAGAGCACCTCGCTGTCCTGCATGACGGCGAGCTTGGGCAGCATGGGGATGGCGCTGTACTGCGCCAGCCCCCCGGGCTTGGGCATGTTGCGGGGGGTGAGCACCTTGAGCACGCCCGGGGCCTTCTCCGCCTCGGCCGTCTGCATGCGCAGCACGCTGCCGCGCGGCACCGTGCTCTGCACGATGGCGGCGTAGACCATGCCTTCCGGGTGGTTCTCTGCGGCGTAGGTGGCCTTGCCGGTGACCTTGAGCCTGCCGTCCACCCGGTCCACGGGGTTGCCAATCAGCTTGCCGTTCATGAGCGACCTCCCAACACTGTCAGGGCACGCACGACGAGCCGCCGCGCCAGTTCGACCTTGAAACCGTTGTGCTCGCGCGGCTGGGCGCCCTCGAGCGCCGCCGCGGCCGCCGCCTGGAACACCTCGGGCGAGGGGGCCTGACCGACGAGCTTCGCCTCGGCGGCGGGCACGCGCCAGGGCTTGGTGCCCACGCCTCCGAGCGCGAGCCGGGCCTGCTCGATGCGGCCGTTCTTCACCTCCAGCGCCGCGGCCACCGAGGCCAGGGCGAAGGCGTACGAAGCGCGGTCACGCACCTTGATGTAGAGCGACT
Above is a window of Cystobacter fuscus DNA encoding:
- a CDS encoding xanthine dehydrogenase family protein molybdopterin-binding subunit; the encoded protein is MNGKLIGNPVDRVDGRLKVTGKATYAAENHPEGMVYAAIVQSTVPRGSVLRMQTAEAEKAPGVLKVLTPRNMPKPGGLAQYSAIPMLPKLAVMQDSEVLYNGQPIALVVADTFERATYAASLVQTTYVEKPAILDLEKARANAQPAPGIFGGPPPGHTRGDVEAGLKAGPVHVEATYVTPAETHHPMEPHATVAVWDDAQHLTLYDANQGVHFMRQFLSMLLAMPQENIRVRSPFVGGGFGCKALPWSHVVLSILAAKEVGRPVKVVLTRQQVGSLVGYRPTTVQKVELAASPKGQLTALRHTGFSELSEQDSFAETFTAVSGMLYACPNVTTSQQVVRLSTSTPTFMRAPGEAPGTFALESALDELAHQLKMDPLELRRINHADKDPEHGRPWSSKSLLECYRVGAERFGWKKRPLAPRSLREGDKLIGWGMATATFPAMRGQAAALARVLPDGTAVVQCGGSDLGTGAYTVLTQVAADALGMSHQKVRMEMGDSILPLGPLAGGSMSTATASPAVQGAAASVREQLVKLAVADKASPLHGLAEKDVLTEDGRLFSRKDKSKGETYAQLLTRQQLPHVEGKGEAAPKEEEKKYSSHAFGAHFIEVRVDEALGTARVSRIVSTMAAGRILNAKTARSQISGGVIFGLGMALTEETLRDPRNGRVMTADLADYHVPVHADVPNIDVQFIEEEDKFVNPLGIKGIGEIATTGVAAAVANAVFHATGKRIRELPITLDKLL